The Actinopolyspora erythraea genome has a segment encoding these proteins:
- a CDS encoding DUF2267 domain-containing protein: MRHDTFIGQVQDRAKLPSRGAAEAATRAVVETLGERLPERLADHMASQLPREIGEHLRRTEVFSGAGTGERFGRAEFIHRVGERANMAQPQTRYASRVVMEVLREATQGGQMDKVRDALPEQLRELVDSGSSGEMHTT; the protein is encoded by the coding sequence ATGCGGCACGACACGTTCATCGGTCAGGTCCAGGACCGGGCCAAGCTGCCGAGCCGTGGCGCGGCCGAAGCGGCGACGCGCGCGGTCGTGGAAACCCTCGGCGAACGCCTGCCCGAAAGGCTGGCCGATCACATGGCCTCCCAGCTGCCGCGGGAGATCGGCGAGCACCTGCGGCGCACGGAGGTATTCAGCGGTGCGGGTACGGGAGAACGCTTCGGTCGCGCCGAGTTCATCCACCGTGTCGGTGAGCGAGCGAACATGGCGCAGCCGCAGACCCGCTACGCGAGCCGTGTGGTGATGGAGGTGCTGCGCGAGGCCACCCAGGGCGGGCAGATGGACAAGGTTCGCGACGCCTTGCCGGAACAGCTCCGGGAACTCGTTGATTCCGGCAGCAGCGGGGAGATGCATACCACCTGA
- a CDS encoding family 2B encapsulin nanocompartment shell protein, with protein MQSITSRWLLRLLPWVQATGGAYRVNRRLTYQLGDGLVTFSNTGSTVRVIPGELCELPALRGFDDTSVLEGLAERFVQREYAAGDVIAEAGQSVDEVVLIAHGKVNKLGTGPYGERAELGVLAGGKHFGGQLLADDEATWEFTAKAVTPCTVLALPRQSVQEVVDRSETLRAHLAQVRTGPQGAHNEDGEAEVALASGHAGEPDLPGTFVDYELKPREYELSVAQTVLRVHSRVADLYNEPMDQTEQQLRLTIQELREEQEKELVNNREFGLLHNADLRQRIHTRTGPPTPDDMDELLSLVWKDPGFFLAHPKAIAAFGRECSRRGLYPASVEVGGHHVPAWRGVPMFPCNKLPMSGSRTTSIMLMRTGEANQGVVGLHQTGLPDEYEPGLSVRFMGINEKALISYLVSTYYSAAVLVPDALAVLDDVETGREG; from the coding sequence ATGCAGTCGATCACCTCGCGGTGGTTGCTGCGCCTGCTGCCGTGGGTGCAGGCCACAGGGGGCGCCTACCGGGTGAACCGGCGGTTGACCTACCAGCTCGGGGACGGGCTCGTGACGTTCTCCAACACCGGCTCGACGGTGCGGGTGATCCCGGGCGAGCTGTGCGAGCTGCCCGCGTTGCGCGGATTCGACGACACCTCGGTGCTGGAGGGCCTGGCCGAGCGGTTCGTGCAGCGCGAGTACGCCGCGGGCGACGTCATCGCCGAGGCGGGACAATCGGTCGACGAGGTCGTGCTCATCGCCCACGGCAAGGTGAACAAACTCGGTACCGGACCCTACGGGGAGCGGGCGGAGCTGGGAGTGCTGGCCGGCGGGAAGCACTTCGGTGGTCAGCTCCTGGCGGACGACGAGGCCACTTGGGAGTTCACCGCCAAGGCCGTGACCCCGTGCACGGTGCTGGCGCTGCCCCGCCAGTCCGTCCAGGAGGTGGTGGACCGCTCCGAGACGCTGCGCGCCCACCTCGCGCAGGTCCGGACCGGCCCGCAGGGTGCGCACAACGAGGACGGCGAGGCCGAGGTCGCGTTGGCCTCCGGACACGCCGGTGAGCCGGATCTGCCCGGTACGTTCGTCGACTACGAGCTCAAGCCCCGCGAGTACGAGCTCAGCGTGGCCCAGACGGTGCTGCGGGTGCACAGCCGGGTCGCGGATCTCTACAACGAGCCGATGGACCAGACCGAGCAGCAGCTGCGGTTGACCATCCAGGAGCTGCGCGAGGAGCAGGAGAAGGAGCTGGTCAACAACCGCGAGTTCGGGCTGCTGCACAACGCCGACCTGCGCCAGCGCATCCACACCCGCACCGGTCCGCCCACACCGGACGACATGGACGAGCTGCTCTCGCTGGTCTGGAAGGACCCCGGGTTCTTCCTGGCCCACCCGAAGGCCATCGCCGCGTTCGGGCGCGAGTGCAGTCGCCGCGGGTTGTACCCGGCCAGCGTGGAGGTCGGCGGGCACCACGTGCCGGCTTGGCGGGGTGTGCCGATGTTCCCGTGCAACAAGCTGCCGATGAGCGGCTCGCGGACCACGTCGATCATGCTGATGCGCACCGGTGAGGCCAACCAGGGCGTGGTCGGGTTGCACCAGACCGGACTTCCCGACGAGTACGAGCCGGGCCTGTCCGTGCGGTTCATGGGCATCAACGAGAAGGCGCTGATCTCGTACCTGGTCTCCACCTACTACTCGGCGGCGGTGCTCGTGCCGGACGCGCTGGCGGTGCTGGACGACGTCGAGACCGGCAGGGAAGGCTGA
- a CDS encoding squalene/phytoene synthase family protein: MTPRRRRTRSSRRRSLTALGRGTSPPNRSTCFWGLRTDLEVTGYPTYADLHEYMLAVSGQPALWINAVLEPSSDAAAEMAVSLSHAIYLLHFVRDFPEDLELGRVYLPEEDIGRSGFGRREIEELVEQGSVRRAMRPAVRRQASRINRLLAVSEGW; encoded by the coding sequence ATGACGCCGAGGAGGAGACGGACGCGCTCATCGCGGCGGCGTTCGCTCACTGCGCTCGGACGTGGAACATCCCCGCCGAATCGGTCCACCTGTTTCTGGGGTCTCCGCACCGACCTGGAAGTGACCGGATATCCCACCTACGCGGACCTGCACGAGTACATGCTGGCCGTCAGCGGCCAGCCGGCCCTGTGGATCAACGCCGTACTCGAACCGTCCTCCGATGCGGCGGCAGAGATGGCGGTGTCCCTGAGTCACGCCATCTACCTGTTGCACTTCGTGCGGGATTTCCCCGAGGACCTCGAACTCGGCCGTGTCTATCTGCCGGAGGAGGATATCGGCCGTTCCGGATTTGGTCGTCGTGAAATCGAAGAACTGGTCGAACAGGGCTCGGTGAGGCGTGCGATGCGTCCGGCCGTTCGTCGGCAAGCCAGTCGGATCAACCGGTTGTTGGCGGTGTCGGAGGGGTGGTAG
- a CDS encoding family 2B encapsulin nanocompartment shell protein, whose protein sequence is MTETASSAAATPRSQERGQLSLGTAAARNLATTTKTPPQMRSISPRWLLRMLPWVETTAGSYRVNRRLTYQLGDGRLTFSNTGDQVRVLPPELREIPSLRELDDETVLTALADRFTQHHYAPGENITTAGLPADELVLLAHGKVSTRTPGPYGDEVSRDALADGDHLGEHVLSGSRDTWPVTATALTPCTVLTLSRGALDELTGRSEPLRTHLEQVRNRTPPAHNKHGEAAVRLAAGHEGESELPGTFVDYDLAPREYELSVAQTILRVHTRVDDLYSEPMNQLDQQLRLTVEELREQQEADLVNNREFGLLHNADLRQRIQTTGGPPTPGDLDELLSRRRKSEFFLAHPRTIAAFGRECNRRGLYPETVDVRGTQVTSWRGVPLLPCDKIPISESNTSSVLVMRTGAEHQGVVGLHQTGIPDEYAPGLNVRFMGIDTKAVTSYLVSAYYSAAVLTPDALGVLENVEIGR, encoded by the coding sequence ATGACCGAGACCGCATCGAGCGCGGCCGCCACGCCCCGATCCCAGGAGCGGGGACAGCTCAGCCTGGGCACGGCCGCGGCCCGCAACCTGGCCACCACCACGAAAACACCGCCGCAGATGCGGTCGATCAGCCCGAGGTGGCTGCTGCGCATGCTGCCCTGGGTCGAGACCACCGCCGGTTCCTACCGGGTCAACCGGCGGCTGACCTACCAGCTCGGTGACGGCCGCCTGACGTTCTCCAACACCGGCGACCAGGTTCGCGTGCTGCCGCCGGAACTCCGCGAGATACCGTCCCTGCGCGAACTCGACGACGAGACGGTGCTGACCGCCTTGGCCGACCGGTTCACCCAGCACCACTACGCGCCGGGCGAGAACATCACGACGGCGGGTCTGCCCGCCGACGAGCTGGTACTGCTGGCCCACGGCAAGGTCAGCACCCGCACTCCGGGGCCCTACGGGGACGAGGTCTCGCGGGACGCGCTCGCCGACGGCGACCATCTCGGCGAGCACGTCCTCAGCGGCAGCCGGGACACCTGGCCCGTCACGGCCACCGCGCTGACCCCGTGTACCGTGCTGACCCTGTCCCGCGGCGCCCTGGACGAGCTCACCGGCCGTTCCGAGCCGCTGCGCACCCACCTCGAGCAGGTGCGAAACCGAACCCCGCCCGCGCACAACAAGCACGGTGAAGCCGCCGTGCGGCTGGCCGCAGGGCACGAGGGCGAGTCCGAGCTGCCCGGTACGTTCGTCGACTACGACCTCGCCCCTCGCGAGTACGAACTCAGCGTCGCCCAGACCATCCTGCGCGTGCACACCCGGGTCGACGACCTCTACAGCGAGCCGATGAACCAGCTCGACCAGCAGCTGCGGCTCACGGTGGAAGAGCTGCGCGAACAGCAGGAGGCGGACCTGGTCAACAACCGTGAGTTCGGGCTGCTGCACAACGCCGACCTGCGCCAGCGCATCCAAACCACCGGAGGTCCACCCACCCCGGGCGATCTCGACGAGCTGCTGTCCCGGCGTCGTAAGTCAGAGTTCTTTCTGGCCCACCCGCGCACCATCGCCGCGTTCGGCCGCGAGTGCAACCGCCGGGGCCTCTATCCGGAGACCGTCGACGTGCGCGGTACCCAGGTGACCTCCTGGCGCGGGGTGCCGCTGCTGCCCTGCGACAAGATCCCCATCAGCGAGAGCAACACCAGCTCGGTCCTGGTCATGCGGACCGGGGCGGAGCACCAGGGGGTGGTCGGGCTGCACCAGACCGGCATCCCCGACGAGTACGCCCCCGGTCTCAACGTGCGGTTCATGGGCATCGACACCAAGGCAGTCACTTCGTACCTGGTCAGCGCGTACTACTCCGCCGCCGTGCTCACCCCCGACGCGCTCGGCGTGTTGGAGAACGTCGAGATCGGCCGGTGA
- a CDS encoding tRNA-dependent cyclodipeptide synthase — protein sequence MFRIQGSSTRTTRSGRTVRAAARKARGEINAVRNRILRAWDNLGGPRRSDALCMLSMLFENRTYVEKLAECESIVKGGDDLWEACVAVSRNILMGRGVEEVSNAERERRAMRYIIEEIPLVLDSARIFEAPSSMCFYHHRKPLAEMIFSEGSALRASSRQGYALVRPVGSFADDTVSEVPVHDDQ from the coding sequence TTGTTCCGGATTCAGGGATCGAGCACACGTACCACGCGCTCGGGGCGCACCGTCCGAGCTGCGGCAAGAAAAGCACGAGGGGAGATCAACGCCGTACGTAATCGTATCCTTCGTGCTTGGGACAACCTCGGAGGGCCGAGGAGGTCGGATGCCTTGTGCATGTTGTCCATGTTGTTCGAGAATCGGACTTACGTGGAAAAGCTCGCCGAATGCGAAAGCATCGTGAAGGGGGGCGATGATCTGTGGGAGGCCTGCGTCGCGGTGAGTCGTAATATTCTCATGGGTCGAGGCGTCGAGGAAGTGTCGAATGCGGAACGGGAGCGGCGGGCCATGCGTTACATCATCGAAGAGATTCCACTTGTCCTGGATTCGGCCAGAATATTCGAGGCTCCCTCGTCTATGTGCTTTTATCATCACAGGAAGCCGCTGGCTGAGATGATTTTCTCCGAGGGGTCCGCGTTGCGGGCCTCGTCACGACAGGGTTATGCGCTCGTTCGTCCGGTGGGAAGCTTCGCCGACGACACCGTGTCCGAAGTTCCGGTGCACGATGATCAATGA
- a CDS encoding ATP dependent DNA ligase has translation MNELFERLSAESRERLRERSTPGWSEPTLTPLAHEPFSHPDWLFESKLDDERYHQRACARGWEGTLAKDATAPYEHGRSRSWLKFKCVASRELVIGGFTEPTGNRPGLGALLVGYAGKVGTGFDETTLGHLRERLDRLEREHNPFAEDVREHGAHWVVPELVAQVSFTEWPQDGKLRHPSYQGLRRDKEPSEVTRERGT, from the coding sequence GTGAACGAGCTCTTCGAGAGGTTGAGTGCCGAGTCCCGTGAGCGGCTCCGGGAGCGGTCCACCCCCGGATGGTCCGAACCCACGCTGACACCCCTGGCGCACGAGCCGTTCAGCCACCCCGACTGGCTGTTCGAATCCAAGCTGGACGACGAGCGGTACCACCAGCGGGCCTGTGCGCGGGGCTGGGAGGGAACGCTGGCCAAGGACGCCACCGCCCCCTACGAGCACGGGCGCTCCCGGAGCTGGTTGAAGTTCAAGTGCGTCGCCAGCCGGGAACTGGTGATCGGTGGGTTCACCGAACCGACCGGAAACCGTCCTGGTCTCGGCGCGCTGCTGGTCGGCTACGCGGGCAAGGTCGGCACCGGTTTCGACGAGACCACCCTGGGGCACCTGCGCGAACGACTCGACCGGCTGGAGCGGGAGCACAACCCGTTCGCGGAGGACGTGCGGGAGCACGGCGCGCACTGGGTGGTACCGGAGCTGGTCGCCCAGGTCTCCTTCACCGAGTGGCCCCAGGACGGCAAGCTCCGCCATCCCAGCTACCAGGGGCTGCGTCGGGACAAGGAGCCCTCCGAAGTCACCAGGGAGCGTGGGACATGA
- a CDS encoding TIGR03557 family F420-dependent LLM class oxidoreductase, with amino-acid sequence MTGIGYTLMTEQSGPRALVEHAAAAERTGFDFAVMSDHYFPWLSPQGHAPYAWSVLGAVTQVTSDIELMTYVTAPIMRYHPAVVAQKAATIGLLAGDRFLLGIGAGENLNEHVIGHGWPPVNVRHEMLAEAIEIISELFEGGDVDYLGRHYRVDSARLWDLPDRRVPVGTAVSGPQSIRRFAAASDAMIAVAPDARLCESWDRASNTTGDRKIGQLPICWDPDRDAAVARAHEQFSWFAGGWKVNAELPVPEAFAAATKYVRPEDVASAIPCGPEVGPIVDAVSSFRRAGFTDVALVQIGVDSDPTGFFEFAGGELLPALRSAAAGRVSGEA; translated from the coding sequence ATGACCGGTATCGGATACACCCTCATGACCGAGCAGTCCGGACCACGTGCCCTCGTCGAGCACGCGGCGGCGGCCGAACGCACCGGATTCGACTTCGCGGTGATGAGCGACCACTACTTTCCGTGGCTGAGTCCGCAAGGCCACGCACCGTACGCGTGGAGCGTGCTGGGCGCGGTGACCCAGGTGACCAGCGACATCGAACTGATGACCTACGTGACGGCCCCGATCATGCGCTATCACCCCGCTGTGGTGGCGCAGAAGGCGGCGACGATCGGTCTGCTCGCCGGGGACCGCTTCCTGCTCGGGATCGGTGCGGGCGAGAACCTCAACGAGCACGTCATCGGTCACGGCTGGCCCCCGGTGAACGTTCGGCACGAGATGCTCGCCGAGGCCATCGAGATCATCTCCGAGTTGTTCGAGGGCGGCGACGTCGACTACCTCGGAAGGCACTACCGGGTGGACTCGGCGAGGCTGTGGGACCTGCCCGACCGGAGAGTTCCCGTCGGGACCGCCGTTTCCGGGCCGCAGTCGATCCGACGGTTCGCCGCGGCTTCCGACGCCATGATAGCCGTCGCACCGGATGCGCGACTGTGCGAGAGCTGGGACCGTGCCTCGAACACCACCGGGGACCGCAAGATCGGGCAGCTGCCGATCTGCTGGGACCCGGACCGCGACGCGGCGGTGGCACGCGCGCACGAGCAGTTCAGCTGGTTCGCCGGTGGCTGGAAGGTCAACGCCGAGCTGCCAGTACCGGAGGCTTTCGCCGCGGCGACCAAGTACGTCCGTCCCGAGGACGTGGCCTCGGCGATCCCGTGCGGTCCGGAAGTGGGGCCGATCGTGGACGCTGTTTCGTCCTTCCGGCGGGCGGGGTTCACCGACGTGGCGCTGGTGCAGATCGGGGTGGACAGTGATCCGACGGGCTTTTTCGAGTTCGCCGGGGGAGAGCTGTTGCCCGCGCTGCGCTCCGCGGCGGCTGGTCGGGTGTCGGGGGAAGCTTGA
- a CDS encoding tRNA-dependent cyclodipeptide synthase has translation MKSASSDERWCLDTRRLSGMDAFDTEGYDTQSRFVVDPVTSNCRSISERGEHVVFGVSPGNSYFNVALLTDLLGWMSGVFSRIDVVVPDSGIEHTYHALGAHRPSCGKKSTRGDQRRT, from the coding sequence ATGAAATCCGCTTCGTCGGACGAGCGGTGGTGTCTCGACACGAGAAGGCTGTCGGGTATGGACGCGTTCGATACCGAAGGATATGATACTCAGTCGCGTTTCGTCGTTGATCCTGTAACGAGTAACTGTCGATCCATATCCGAGCGGGGCGAGCACGTGGTTTTCGGTGTGAGCCCCGGGAACAGTTATTTTAATGTCGCGTTGTTGACGGATCTCCTCGGGTGGATGAGCGGGGTTTTCTCGCGAATCGACGTCGTTGTTCCGGATTCAGGGATCGAGCACACGTACCACGCGCTCGGGGCGCACCGTCCGAGCTGCGGCAAGAAAAGCACGAGGGGAGATCAACGCCGTACGTAA
- a CDS encoding DNA polymerase ligase N-terminal domain-containing protein: protein MRGKLREYRRGRDFGGSTEPQGGTRTNEGNSEPRFVVQKHDASSLHYDFRLEAEGVLKSWALPKGPSVDPRDKRLAIRTEDHPLDYADFEGVIPEGEYGAGTVLVWDRGSYGLRTDQEEDVAQLLERGRIDIWLEGHKLRGGYTLLRMSNRTEDQWLLVKMSDEGADRRRKPLKRQPRSVRSGADLSTIAARGGQPE from the coding sequence ATGCGGGGAAAACTACGGGAGTACCGGCGCGGGCGTGACTTCGGCGGCAGCACCGAACCGCAGGGCGGCACTCGCACGAACGAGGGGAACTCCGAGCCCCGATTCGTCGTGCAGAAGCACGATGCCAGCTCACTGCACTACGACTTCCGTCTGGAAGCGGAAGGGGTGCTGAAGTCCTGGGCGCTGCCGAAAGGACCGTCCGTCGACCCCCGAGACAAGCGATTGGCCATCCGAACGGAGGATCACCCGCTCGACTACGCGGACTTTGAGGGGGTCATTCCCGAAGGGGAGTACGGCGCGGGAACCGTCCTGGTCTGGGATCGCGGCTCGTACGGCCTGCGCACTGACCAGGAGGAGGACGTCGCCCAGCTGCTGGAGCGAGGACGGATCGACATCTGGCTGGAGGGCCACAAGCTGCGCGGCGGTTACACGCTGTTGCGCATGAGCAACCGCACCGAGGACCAGTGGTTGTTGGTCAAGATGTCCGACGAGGGGGCCGATCGTCGGCGTAAGCCGCTCAAGAGACAACCCCGATCCGTGCGGAGCGGGGCGGACCTGAGCACGATAGCCGCGCGCGGAGGGCAACCGGAGTGA
- the ligD gene encoding non-homologous end-joining DNA ligase produces the protein MSERTLRAAGRPVEVSKADKVLFPEDGFTKDDIAEYYREVGHTVVRYTKERPLAAERYPDGITGQRIFQKNASEHTPDWIRRFSAPKKEGGVTVHVVCDEPATLVYLSDQACLTPHVWPSRVDALDFPDRLIFDLDPEGNDLETLRDAARSTRDLLEELALPSFVMTTGSRGFHVLAPLRRHENFDEVRDFAGQVATVLAERKPGTLTVRQRKEERGNRVFVDYLRNAYGQTAVVPYSVRARPGAPVATPLRWDELSEVTPWEFTVRDIPARLHEHGDPWSDLGNHAHSLGRARNLLEHLRTA, from the coding sequence ATGAGCGAGCGGACCCTGCGGGCGGCGGGACGCCCGGTAGAGGTGTCCAAGGCCGACAAGGTGTTGTTCCCCGAGGACGGGTTCACCAAAGACGACATCGCCGAGTACTACCGGGAGGTCGGCCACACCGTCGTGCGTTACACCAAGGAACGCCCCTTGGCGGCGGAACGCTACCCGGACGGGATAACAGGGCAGCGCATCTTCCAGAAGAACGCCTCCGAACACACGCCCGACTGGATTCGTCGGTTCTCCGCCCCCAAGAAGGAGGGCGGTGTGACGGTGCACGTGGTGTGCGACGAGCCGGCCACTCTCGTGTACCTGAGCGATCAGGCCTGCCTGACACCGCACGTGTGGCCGTCCCGGGTGGACGCGCTGGACTTCCCGGACAGGTTGATCTTCGACCTCGACCCGGAGGGCAACGATCTCGAAACCCTGCGGGACGCGGCCCGTTCCACCCGTGACCTGCTGGAGGAGCTCGCGCTGCCCTCCTTCGTCATGACCACCGGCTCCCGGGGCTTCCACGTGTTGGCTCCGCTGCGGCGGCACGAGAACTTCGACGAGGTGCGCGACTTCGCCGGACAGGTGGCCACCGTCCTCGCGGAGAGGAAACCCGGGACGCTGACCGTGCGGCAGCGCAAGGAGGAACGCGGGAACCGCGTGTTCGTGGACTACCTGCGCAACGCGTACGGACAGACCGCCGTCGTGCCGTACTCCGTACGCGCCAGGCCGGGAGCTCCCGTGGCGACTCCACTGAGGTGGGACGAGCTTTCCGAGGTTACACCGTGGGAGTTCACTGTGCGCGACATCCCGGCGAGGCTGCACGAGCACGGCGATCCCTGGTCCGACCTCGGCAACCACGCCCATTCCCTGGGACGTGCCCGGAACCTGCTCGAACATCTCAGGACGGCCTGA
- a CDS encoding family 2 encapsulin nanocompartment cargo protein terpene cyclase, with translation MASQPFELPEFYLPWPARLNSHLGSAREHSTAWARRMEMVTPGGAVGSSGAFAWDEATFDSADYPLLCAYTHPDATAADLDLVTDWYVWVFYFDDHFLEHYKHTGDLAGARRYLAGLSAFMPTDPTARSPEPANPVEWGLVDLWNRTTSIMSADWLVRFAEATRNLLEDCVWELTNINQGRVPNPVDYVEMRRKVGGAPWSAGLVELAARAEIPATIAASRPMRVLTDTFSDGVHLRNDLFSYQRETQEEGELNNGVLVMETFFGTGPQRAAELTNDLLTSRLEQFDNTALTEVPELCDERALGPDERARVLAYVKGLQDWQAGGHEWHTQSGRYMNEGVTTTPTSTVLTGPTGLGTSAARAFTRLRPGARRRAQQQSHTPFQPVGHLTLPELYMPYPVRMSPYLDSAREHGVDWARRMGMFDSVPGVESHGVWDERRFVGFDFAHCAAMIHADAGSEQLDLSADWLAWGTYGDDYFPVVFGASRNLAAAKACNDRLSAFMPLNGESVPEPTNPIERGLADLWRRTAGPMPTAARRQFRTAVEDMTASWLWELANQAQHRVPDPVDYLEMRRKTFGSDMTMSLSRLAHLDVVPAEVYRSTVVREMETAAQDYACLTNDLFSYQKEIEFEGEVHNLVLVVERFLDVDRWQARDVVAEVMNARMRQFQQILTDQLPRVFEEFGLDESARRVLIGHAEGLKDWMSGILEWHRRCVRYTEAELRRRHAPPVASVGTSQPRTVSGTSRPGGGLTPRQRLAGPTGLGTAARIAAPKGTTGLRSPEAG, from the coding sequence GTGGCGAGCCAACCGTTCGAACTCCCGGAGTTCTACCTGCCCTGGCCCGCCCGGTTGAACTCGCATTTGGGGAGCGCGCGCGAGCACTCCACGGCGTGGGCGCGTCGGATGGAGATGGTCACCCCCGGTGGTGCGGTGGGCAGCAGCGGTGCGTTCGCCTGGGACGAGGCCACGTTCGACTCGGCCGACTACCCGCTGCTGTGCGCCTACACCCACCCTGACGCGACCGCGGCGGACTTGGATCTGGTCACCGACTGGTACGTGTGGGTGTTCTACTTCGACGACCACTTCCTGGAGCACTATAAGCACACCGGGGACCTGGCCGGGGCCCGGCGGTACCTGGCCGGGTTGTCGGCGTTCATGCCGACCGATCCCACCGCGCGTTCGCCGGAACCGGCGAATCCGGTGGAGTGGGGCCTGGTCGACCTGTGGAACCGCACGACCTCGATCATGTCGGCCGACTGGCTCGTCCGGTTCGCCGAGGCCACCCGCAACCTCCTCGAGGACTGCGTGTGGGAGCTGACCAACATCAACCAGGGACGGGTGCCCAACCCGGTCGACTACGTCGAGATGCGCCGCAAGGTGGGTGGGGCGCCCTGGTCCGCCGGGCTCGTCGAGCTCGCCGCCCGCGCCGAGATCCCGGCGACGATCGCCGCGAGCAGGCCGATGCGGGTGCTCACCGACACGTTCTCCGACGGGGTGCACCTGCGCAACGACCTGTTCTCCTACCAGCGCGAGACCCAGGAGGAAGGCGAGCTCAACAACGGCGTGCTGGTCATGGAGACCTTCTTCGGAACCGGCCCGCAACGGGCCGCCGAGCTCACCAACGATCTGCTGACCTCCAGGCTGGAGCAGTTCGACAACACCGCGCTGACCGAGGTGCCCGAGCTGTGCGACGAGCGCGCCCTGGGGCCGGACGAGCGGGCCAGGGTGCTGGCCTACGTCAAGGGGCTGCAGGACTGGCAGGCCGGTGGTCACGAGTGGCACACCCAGTCCGGCCGGTACATGAACGAAGGCGTCACCACGACCCCCACCTCCACGGTCCTTACCGGTCCGACCGGCTTGGGCACCTCGGCGGCCCGGGCGTTCACCCGGCTGCGGCCCGGAGCCCGACGCCGGGCCCAGCAGCAGTCCCACACCCCGTTCCAGCCGGTGGGGCATCTGACGCTGCCGGAGTTGTACATGCCGTACCCGGTGCGGATGAGCCCATACCTGGACAGCGCGCGCGAGCACGGTGTCGACTGGGCCCGGCGGATGGGCATGTTCGACTCGGTGCCCGGGGTGGAATCCCACGGAGTGTGGGACGAGCGCCGGTTCGTCGGTTTCGACTTCGCCCACTGCGCGGCGATGATCCACGCCGACGCCGGTTCGGAGCAGCTCGACCTCTCGGCGGACTGGCTGGCCTGGGGAACCTACGGCGACGACTACTTTCCCGTGGTGTTCGGAGCGTCCCGCAATCTGGCGGCTGCCAAGGCGTGCAACGACCGTTTGTCGGCGTTCATGCCCCTCAACGGTGAGTCCGTCCCGGAACCGACCAACCCGATCGAGCGAGGGTTGGCCGATCTGTGGCGACGTACCGCCGGGCCCATGCCCACCGCCGCGCGGCGTCAGTTCCGCACCGCGGTGGAGGACATGACCGCCAGCTGGTTGTGGGAACTGGCCAATCAGGCCCAGCACCGCGTGCCGGACCCGGTCGACTACCTCGAGATGCGTCGCAAGACGTTCGGCTCGGACATGACGATGAGCCTGTCCCGGCTGGCCCACCTCGACGTCGTGCCCGCCGAGGTGTACCGGAGCACGGTGGTCCGGGAGATGGAAACCGCCGCGCAGGACTACGCCTGCCTGACCAACGACCTGTTCTCCTACCAGAAGGAGATCGAGTTCGAGGGTGAGGTCCACAACCTCGTCCTGGTCGTCGAGCGATTCCTCGACGTCGACCGCTGGCAGGCCCGCGACGTCGTGGCCGAGGTGATGAACGCCCGGATGCGGCAGTTCCAGCAGATCCTCACCGATCAGCTGCCTCGGGTGTTCGAGGAGTTCGGACTCGACGAGTCCGCCCGCCGGGTGCTCATCGGTCACGCCGAGGGCTTGAAGGACTGGATGTCGGGAATCCTGGAGTGGCACCGCAGATGCGTGCGCTACACCGAGGCCGAACTGCGACGCAGGCACGCCCCGCCGGTTGCCTCGGTGGGTACGTCACAGCCCCGGACCGTCTCCGGGACCTCGCGGCCGGGGGGAGGGCTCACGCCCCGGCAGCGCCTGGCCGGCCCGACCGGCCTGGGCACGGCGGCCCGCATCGCCGCCCCGAAGGGCACCACGGGCCTTCGGTCTCCCGAAGCCGGGTGA